In the Populus trichocarpa isolate Nisqually-1 chromosome 1, P.trichocarpa_v4.1, whole genome shotgun sequence genome, one interval contains:
- the LOC18094977 gene encoding G-type lectin S-receptor-like serine/threonine-protein kinase LECRK3, translating to MSCKTFLFKHLINSKFLKFHLFISETAKQLHNTKSILSRETKECMASSNLRILQALFVSLLLFIPKVFSFDCSQPKGSSLSSLEANPSWLSPNEEFAIGFQKLPNDNENHFFLAIWFNKIPETTIVWFAHTEPAPQGSTLKLTDEGKLVLHDPQGNSLWERPSTGGAKSMCASMNDSGNFMLLDGDNNPIWETFNETTDTILPGQTLNMGSNLTARYSRESYVDGRFQLHLQPDGNLVLYTVTMPTGAVRGAYWATGTMTGNSKLVFNENGYMYVTDGTRWVYNLTKNDTGSSQDFYHMARIDYDGVFRQYHCPKSKNCGLKWSVVKRFPEDICSVILTEVGSGACGYNSICVETNGEPACLCPENYSYLNEFAKNQGCRPNFELPSCRPNGWESNLGLVEFVEYNNTDWPLDDYDLQIGSGVDLQTCKQLCLDDCFCTVAIHNGNSCWKKKYPLSNGRREPNVNRTALVKVPKVNVTELYLVSQRQNNKDQSTTVLIVSILLGSSVFINIVMTLAICIAIYFSYHNKLLNISSVSSVASTNIRSYAYKELEQATGGFKQILGKGAFGTVYKGVLASHPKRFVAIKKLEKFEQEGEKEFKTEVSVIGQTHHKNLVRLLGYCDEGEHRLLVYEYMTNGSLASLLFGITRPDWNQRVQIAFGIARGLMYLHEECSTQIIHCDIKPQNILLDEFYTPRISDFGLAKLLVAEQTRVARTNIRGTVGYFAPEWFSRASITVKVDVYSFGVLLLEMICCKSSVAFGMGDQEEALMDWVYACYCKKKLDKLVENDEDARNDMKKLERLVMVAIWCVQEDASLRPSMKKVTQMLEGVVDVSVPPRPSIYCST from the coding sequence atgtcttGCAAGACTTTTCTATTCAAGCATTTgatcaattcaaaattcttGAAGTTCCACCTCTTCATTTCAGAAACTGCAAAGCAGCTACACAACACCAAATCAATTCTCTCTCGAGAAACCAAGGAATGCATGGCTTCCTCAAATCTCCGTATTCTTCAAGCtctctttgtttctcttctGCTTTTCATTCCAAAAGTTTTTTCCTTTGACTGTTCTCAACCTAAAGGCTCATCATTATCTTCACTTGAGGCAAACCCTTCATGGCTTTCTCCTAATGAAGAATTTGCCATTGGATTTCAGAAACTGCCCAACGATAATGAGAACCACTTCTTTCTTGCCATCTGGTTCAATAAGATACCTGAAACAACCATTGTGTGGTTTGCTCATACAGAACCAGCACCACAAGGGTCTACTTTAAAACTGACTGATGAAGGGAAGCTTGTACTCCATGATCCTCAAGGAAATAGTTTATGGGAGCGGCCTTCAACAGGTGGCGCAAAATCTATGTGCGCTTCTATGAATGATAGTGGCAACTTTATGCTCCTGGATGGAGACAATAATCCCATTTGGGAGACCTTCAATGAAACAACTGATACAATCTTGCCTGGTCAAACGCTTAACATGGGAAGCAATCTCACTGCTCGATATTCTCGAGAAAGTTACGTTGATGGGCGCTTCCAGCTACACTTGCAGCCGGATGGAAACCTGGTCCTTTATACTGTAACTATGCCAACTGGAGCTGTTCGTGGTGCTTATTGGGCCACCGGGACAATGACTGGCAATTCTAAGTTAGTATTTAATGAGAATGGATATATGTATGTCACAGATGGCACCCGATGGGTCTACAACCTTACCAAAAATGATACTGGGTCAAGTCAAGATTTCTACCACATGGCAAGGATTGATTATGATGGAGTATTTAGGCAATATCATTGCCCAAAGAGCAAAAATTGTGGCTTGAAGTGGAGTGTGGTGAAAAGATTTCCTGAAGATATTTGCTCTGTAATCCTGACGGAAGTAGGAAGCGGAGCTTGTGGCTACAATAGCATCTGTGTTGAAACAAATGGAGAACCTGCTTGCTTGTGCCCAGAAAATTATTCTTACTTAAATGAATTTGCTAAAAATCAAGGTTGCAGGCCGAATTTTGAACTGCCAAGCTGCCGGCCCAATGGATGGGAATCAAACCTTGGGCTAGTAGAATTTGTTGAGTACAACAATACAGATTGGCCACTAGATGATTATGATCTTCAGATTGGAAGTGGGGTGGACTTGCAGACGTGTAAACAACTATGCCTTGATGACTGTTTTTGTACGGTTGCTATTCATAATGGTAATAGTTGTTGGAAGAAGAAGTATCCTCTGTCAAATGGAAGACGCGAGCCTAATGTGAATAGAACAGCTCTTGTGAAGGTTCCTAAAGTTAATGTTACAGAGCTCTATCTCGTATCACAACGCCAAAATAACAAGGACCAGTCGACAACGGTCCTCATTGTGTCAATTCTCCTAGGAAGCTCTGTGTTCATTAATATCGTTATGACATTAGCTATTTGCATTGCCATATACTTCTCGTATCACAACAAGTTATTGAACATTTCATCGGTTTCAAGTGTTGCTTCGACGAATATTAGAAGTTATGCATACAAAGAGCTTGAACAAGCAACTGGTGGCTTCAAACAGATATTGGGCAAAGGTGCTTTTGGAACGGTGTACAAAGGTGTATTAGCATCCCATCCCAAGAGGTTTGTTGCAATCAAGAAGTTAGAGAAGTTTGAACAAGAAGGCGAGAAGGAATTTAAGACAGAAGTGAGTGTGATTGGTCAGACTCACCACAAGAATCTAGTCCGTCTGCTTGGTTACTGCGATGAGGGGGAGCACCGGCTCCTAGTATACGAGTACATGACCAACGGTTCCTTGGCAAGCTTACTATTTGGAATCACCAGGCCTGATTGGAACCAAAGAGTACAGATTGCCTTTGGCATTGCAAGAGGCCTAATGTACTTACATGAAGAGTGTAGCACTCAGATCATCCATTGTGATATAAAGCCTCAGAATATACTCCTAGACGAGTTCTATACACCTCGGATTTCTGATTTTGGACTAGCAAAGCTCTTGGTGGCAGAGCAAACTCGAGTGGCTCGCACGAACATAAGAGGCACGGTCGGGTACTTTGCGCCTGAATGGTTTAGTAGAGCATCAATCACAGTTAAGGTTGATGTCTACAGTTTTGGTGTTCTGTTACTAGAGATGATTTGTTGCAAGTCAAGTGTTGCATTTGGAATGGGAGATCAAGAGGAGGCACTTATGGATTGGGTTTACGCTTGCTACTgcaagaagaaattggacaagTTGGTTGAAAATGACGAGGATGCAAGAAATGACATGAAGAAGCTAGAGAGGTTAGTAATGGTGGCAATTTGGTGCGTTCAAGAGGATGCTTCACTCAGGCCATCCATGAAGAAGGTTACTCAAATGCTTGAGGGTGTTGTTGATGTTTCTGTGCCTCCACGCCCTTCAATTTATTGTTCAACATGA
- the LOC18094979 gene encoding myb family transcription factor PHL5 isoform X1 codes for MNTQKRKVHEQNCSLETFTSKQMASDGNMGFCFQFNLPVLHEGSIPKFSPGTSSTPSAPIISSHFASSASAPYAPEGYKGLSCDTSSLSTCSPVGKTQCSVVNPQNSILDLKSSVNLINLHNNQDPRSTENTYQDLYRNLSGSSLFPPILQKSANKLAALNRRIMHVDNRFKDHQNHEVAYQPFTSQVTKPTSHFQPQKQPAYSPYDMTSGANNSVSLGATIKRKIRVRWTQDLHKRFVESVNRLGGAEKATPKGILREMDVHGLTILHVKSHLQKYRTVRYLPESKEVCDSDAGRLEKTPKIVVTKFDQKIGSHIAKALQLQLDVQRRMHEQLEIQRNLRSQIEEQGRQLKQMLDQQLKTRNTDLGSIRNNSNPIDPSDDFEFKNVLTIKRLEDAH; via the exons ATGAACACTCAAAAGAGAAAAGTTCATGAACAGAACTGTAGTTTGGAAACATTTACTTCTAAGCAGATGGCTTCCGATGGGAACATGGGCTTTTGCTTTCAGTTTAATTTACCAGTCCTTCATGAAGGCTCAATACCCAAGTTCAGTCCAGGGACTTCCAGTACACCTTCAGCACCCATCATTTCTAGCCATTTTGCATCATCAGCTTCTGCTCCTTATGCACCAGAAGGCTACAAGGGCCTTTCATGTGATACAAGTAGCTTATCTACATGTTCTCCAGTCGGCAAAACTCAATGTTCAGTTGTTAATCCACAAAACAGCATTCTTGATCTTAAATCATCTGTCAACTTGATCAATTTGCACAACAATCAAGATCCAAGAAGTACAGAAAACACGTACCAAGATTTGTATCGGAATTTGTCGGGAAGTAGCCTTTTTCCTCCTATCCTGCAGAAGTCAGCAAATAAATTAGCCGCCTTGAATCGAAGGATAATGCATGTTGATAATAGATTCAAGGATCACCAAAACCATGAA GTTGCTTACCAGCCATTCACCTCTCAAGTTACAAAACCAACCTCTCACTTTCAGCCACAGAAGCAGCCTGCATATTCTCCTTATGACATGACATCCGGTGCTAACAATTCGGTTTCATTAGGagcaacaatcaaaagaaaaatacgtGTTAGATGGACTCAAGATCTTCACAAGCGATTTGTTGAATCTGTAAATCGACTTGGAGGTGCAGAAA AGGCTACTCCAAAGGGTATTCTGAGAGAAATGGACGTTCATGGATTGACAATCTTGCATGTTAAAAGTCACTTACAG aaatatcGTACAGTAAGATACCTTCCGGAATCGAAAGAAG TTTGTGATTCAGATGCTGGAAGATTGGAGAAAACTCCTAAAATTGTAGTAACAAAATTCGACCAAAAAAT AGGCTCTCACATTGCTAAAGCATTGCAACTGCAACTCGATGTGCAGAGGCGCATGCATGAACAGCTGGAG ATACAAAGAAATTTAAGGTCCCAGATTGAAGAACAAGGGAGGCAGCTCAAACAGATGCTAGACCAGCaactaaaaacaagaaatacTGATCTTGGAAGCATCAGAAATAACTCAAATCCCATCGACCCATCAGATGATTTTGAATTCAAGAATGTTTTAACTATAAAACGACTAGAGGATGCACACTAA
- the LOC18094979 gene encoding myb family transcription factor PHL5 isoform X2 produces MNTQKRKVHEQNCSLETFTSKQMASDGNMGFCFQFNLPVLHEGSIPKFSPGTSSTPSAPIISSHFASSASAPYAPEGYKGLSCDTSSLSTCSPVGKTQCSVVNPQNSILDLKSSVNLINLHNNQDPRSTENTYQDLYRNLSGSSLFPPILQKSANKLAALNRRIMHVDNRFKDHQNHEVAYQPFTSQVTKPTSHFQPQKQPAYSPYDMTSGANNSVSLGATIKRKIRVRWTQDLHKRFVESVNRLGGAEKATPKGILREMDVHGLTILHVKSHLQKYRTVRYLPESKEDAGRLEKTPKIVVTKFDQKIGSHIAKALQLQLDVQRRMHEQLEIQRNLRSQIEEQGRQLKQMLDQQLKTRNTDLGSIRNNSNPIDPSDDFEFKNVLTIKRLEDAH; encoded by the exons ATGAACACTCAAAAGAGAAAAGTTCATGAACAGAACTGTAGTTTGGAAACATTTACTTCTAAGCAGATGGCTTCCGATGGGAACATGGGCTTTTGCTTTCAGTTTAATTTACCAGTCCTTCATGAAGGCTCAATACCCAAGTTCAGTCCAGGGACTTCCAGTACACCTTCAGCACCCATCATTTCTAGCCATTTTGCATCATCAGCTTCTGCTCCTTATGCACCAGAAGGCTACAAGGGCCTTTCATGTGATACAAGTAGCTTATCTACATGTTCTCCAGTCGGCAAAACTCAATGTTCAGTTGTTAATCCACAAAACAGCATTCTTGATCTTAAATCATCTGTCAACTTGATCAATTTGCACAACAATCAAGATCCAAGAAGTACAGAAAACACGTACCAAGATTTGTATCGGAATTTGTCGGGAAGTAGCCTTTTTCCTCCTATCCTGCAGAAGTCAGCAAATAAATTAGCCGCCTTGAATCGAAGGATAATGCATGTTGATAATAGATTCAAGGATCACCAAAACCATGAA GTTGCTTACCAGCCATTCACCTCTCAAGTTACAAAACCAACCTCTCACTTTCAGCCACAGAAGCAGCCTGCATATTCTCCTTATGACATGACATCCGGTGCTAACAATTCGGTTTCATTAGGagcaacaatcaaaagaaaaatacgtGTTAGATGGACTCAAGATCTTCACAAGCGATTTGTTGAATCTGTAAATCGACTTGGAGGTGCAGAAA AGGCTACTCCAAAGGGTATTCTGAGAGAAATGGACGTTCATGGATTGACAATCTTGCATGTTAAAAGTCACTTACAG aaatatcGTACAGTAAGATACCTTCCGGAATCGAAAGAAG ATGCTGGAAGATTGGAGAAAACTCCTAAAATTGTAGTAACAAAATTCGACCAAAAAAT AGGCTCTCACATTGCTAAAGCATTGCAACTGCAACTCGATGTGCAGAGGCGCATGCATGAACAGCTGGAG ATACAAAGAAATTTAAGGTCCCAGATTGAAGAACAAGGGAGGCAGCTCAAACAGATGCTAGACCAGCaactaaaaacaagaaatacTGATCTTGGAAGCATCAGAAATAACTCAAATCCCATCGACCCATCAGATGATTTTGAATTCAAGAATGTTTTAACTATAAAACGACTAGAGGATGCACACTAA
- the LOC18094979 gene encoding myb family transcription factor PHL5 isoform X3, producing MNTQKRKVHEQNCSLETFTSKQMASDGNMGFCFQFNLPVLHEGSIPKFSPGTSSTPSAPIISSHFASSASAPYAPEGYKGLSCDTSSLSTCSPVGKTQCSVVNPQNSILDLKSSVNLINLHNNQDPRSTENTYQDLYRNLSGSSLFPPILQKSANKLAALNRRIMHVDNRFKDHQNHEVAYQPFTSQVTKPTSHFQPQKQPAYSPYDMTSGANNSVSLGATIKRKIRVRWTQDLHKRFVESVNRLGGAEKATPKGILREMDVHGLTILHVKSHLQKYRTVRYLPESKEEALTLLKHCNCNSMCRGACMNSWRYKEI from the exons ATGAACACTCAAAAGAGAAAAGTTCATGAACAGAACTGTAGTTTGGAAACATTTACTTCTAAGCAGATGGCTTCCGATGGGAACATGGGCTTTTGCTTTCAGTTTAATTTACCAGTCCTTCATGAAGGCTCAATACCCAAGTTCAGTCCAGGGACTTCCAGTACACCTTCAGCACCCATCATTTCTAGCCATTTTGCATCATCAGCTTCTGCTCCTTATGCACCAGAAGGCTACAAGGGCCTTTCATGTGATACAAGTAGCTTATCTACATGTTCTCCAGTCGGCAAAACTCAATGTTCAGTTGTTAATCCACAAAACAGCATTCTTGATCTTAAATCATCTGTCAACTTGATCAATTTGCACAACAATCAAGATCCAAGAAGTACAGAAAACACGTACCAAGATTTGTATCGGAATTTGTCGGGAAGTAGCCTTTTTCCTCCTATCCTGCAGAAGTCAGCAAATAAATTAGCCGCCTTGAATCGAAGGATAATGCATGTTGATAATAGATTCAAGGATCACCAAAACCATGAA GTTGCTTACCAGCCATTCACCTCTCAAGTTACAAAACCAACCTCTCACTTTCAGCCACAGAAGCAGCCTGCATATTCTCCTTATGACATGACATCCGGTGCTAACAATTCGGTTTCATTAGGagcaacaatcaaaagaaaaatacgtGTTAGATGGACTCAAGATCTTCACAAGCGATTTGTTGAATCTGTAAATCGACTTGGAGGTGCAGAAA AGGCTACTCCAAAGGGTATTCTGAGAGAAATGGACGTTCATGGATTGACAATCTTGCATGTTAAAAGTCACTTACAG aaatatcGTACAGTAAGATACCTTCCGGAATCGAAAGAAG AGGCTCTCACATTGCTAAAGCATTGCAACTGCAACTCGATGTGCAGAGGCGCATGCATGAACAGCTGGAG ATACAAAGAAATTTAA